A section of the Malus sylvestris chromosome 17, drMalSylv7.2, whole genome shotgun sequence genome encodes:
- the LOC126611615 gene encoding uncharacterized protein LOC126611615 isoform X40: MAVDVAEFQWRKFLSSLRDAESELSGSISITYFRTIKNLISSFKSIKNRAREIDIMPRSPYDYSEIIDFLYKLNDVLAECRIFAKECKELNKKLLLFNPFGFYFIQKMNNRLDGLRKELESLGDARGLDNDVGDCWAEEVEPPPCPVVDGFDEQVVYGFDELAEKVEDLLCREGSTGNGFTTIGVVGIAGVGKTTLVHKVLKRERVKGKFNPIIWLPFSGMREEEEQFSRFSFETCILDHLGKTLDGRIVDLGKILERLNQLFSGKRYLIVLDDVQRRHINIEDRLWRGLPKGSGGAVIVTSRLTEVARKVVEKRDLIYVEPLDKEICWSIFEETMENNKEVLNISLHKTLSKIENEIKDQCHGLPLAAKALAGIIPEQIREIESKRFLKQMYIPDELLKHDLVGEPSVDIPSCPVLVFVDIKDEKLGVQLYNEFCYRLNKKQVLAVLEEDSDSKGPIKVEDPESVLKEVYGALHKSKKFEFADYIQKRMRIIIVGGDDVVNRILGVICDLKLPESPSIVPISHGTENNIPLSFGWKVPKVDRQSVTSFLDQVQAAQQIKTDSWHILIKMKSIQSSTDLKEIPHFFHVFRPVRKGATETEVHKGDTETEVHKGARETEVHKGARETEVHKGDTETEVDEGDTETKVHKGATETEVHKGATETEVHKGATETKVHKGATETEDNLELSGGFWSYFSLGVDAPRSCGGYWSTARSLKSLVNVEVIRHGRLEPLKIPSGIKSIVCLNLPSDLGGSSNMNKDRKNMKPSVINDGQLEIVGLKEVLLAQNERIYLDQVQEIRFEFKGAAESVKMRIDGSPLKQLPPGIIDIKISRHSQVNILGNGDCAAKRGFSDSSEPRASGTDDSSNAKDKSTEESSNAKDKSTEASSSAKDKSTEESSSAKDKSTEASSNAQDSYKGRKKFGSADTFKYSETEDNSNAKDKSTEESSNAQDSSKAHKKFGSAGTFKMP, from the exons ATGGCAGTGGACGTTGCAGAATTTCAATGGAGAAAGTTCTTGAGCTCGCTTCGAGACGCCGAGTCGGAATTATCAGGTTCAATTTCCATCACCTACTTCAGAACAATAAAAAATCTCATCTCTTCCTTCAAGTCGATCAAAAATCGGGCCAGAGAGATAGATATAATGCCCCGCAGTCCTTACGACTACTCTGAAATCATCGATTTTCTCTACAAACTCAACGACGTTTTGGCCGAGTGCCGAATCTTCGCAAAGGAATGCAAGGAGCTCAACAAGAAGCTCTTACTCTTCAACCCTTTTGGATTTTACTTCATCCAGAAGATGAATAATAGACTGGATGGATTGAGGAAGGAGCTGGAGAGTTTGGGGGACGCCCGGGGGCTGGACAATGACGTCGGAGATTGTTGGGCGGAGGAGGTGGAACCGCCACCTTGTCCAGTCGTTGATGGGTTTGATGAGCAGGTTGTTTATGGGTTTGATGAGCTGGCAGAAAAAGTTGAGGACTTGCTGTGTAGGGAGGGCTCTACCGGAAATGGGTTTACGACAATTGGGGTGGTGGGGATTGCTGGTGTGGGTAAGACCACCCTGGTGCACAAGGTTTTGAAAAGGGAGAGAGTAAAGGGTAAGTTTAATCCTATAATTTGGTTACCCTTTTCGGGTATGAGGGAAGAGGAAGAACAGTTTAGTAGGTTTAGCTTTGAGACGTGCATTCTCGATCATTTGGGCAAAACTCTGGATGGGAGGATTGTTGACCTTGGTAAGATCTTGGAAAGGCTCAACCAACTGTTTTCTGGTAAGAGGTATCTGATTGTGTTGGATGATGTGCAGCGGCGCCACATTAACATTGAGGATCGCTTATGGCGCGGATTGCCTAAGGGTAGCGGTGGTGCGGTCATTGTCACTAGTAGGTTAACAGAAGTGGCTCGAAAGGTGGTGGAAAAAAGGGACTTGATTTATGTTGAGCCTTTGGACAAAGAAATTTGCTGGAGCATATTTGAGGAGACTATGGAGAATAACAAAGAAGTTTTAAACATTTCACTTCACAAAACTTTGAGTAAGATTGAGAATGAAATTAAGGATCAATGTCATGGCCTTCCATTGGCTGCTAAGGCGCTTGCAGGAATCATTCCGGAGCAGATTCGTGAGATTGA GTCCAAACGTTTCTTGAAGCAGATGTATATACCTGACGAATTGCTTAAACATGATTTGGTTGGTGAACCTTCTGTCGATATACCAAGCTGCCCAGTTTTAGTGTTTGTTGATATAAAAGATGAAAAACTTGGAGTACAACTCTATAACGAATTTTGCTACCGTCTTAATAAAAAGCAG GTCCTTGCTGTGCTGGAAGAGGACTCTGATTCTAAGGGACCAATAAAGGTAGAGGATCCTGAGAGCGTGCTAAAGGAGGTTTATGGTGCTCTACATAAGAGTAAAAAATTTGAGTTTGCTGATTATATTCAAAAGAGGATGAGAATTATA ATTGTTGGTGGGGATGACGTGGTTAACCGGATTCTTGGAGTTATTTGTGATTTGAAATTACCAGAGTCGCCCTCCATTGTGCCGATATCACATGGGACTGAAAATAACATCCCACTTTCGTTTGGATGG AAGGTGCCTAAAGTTGATCGTCAATCAGTGACATCATTCCTGGATCAAGTACAAGCGGCACAACAGATAAAAACTGACAG CTGGCATATTCTCATTAAGATGAAATCTATTCAAAGTTCTACAGATCTTAAAGAAATACCACACTTTTTTCATGTATTTCGTCCTGTTCGCAAAGGGGCTACAGAAACTGAGGTTCACAAAGGGGATACAGAAACTGAG GTTCACAAAGGGGCGAGAGAAACTGAG GTTCACAAAGGGGCGAGAGAAACTGAGGTTCACAAAGGGGATACAGAAACTGAGGTTGACGAAGGGGATACAGAAACAAAGGTTCACAAAGGGGCGACAGAAACTGAGGTTCACAAAGGGGCTACAGAAACTGAGGTTCATAAAGGGGCTACAGAAACTAAGGTTCACAAGGGGGCTACGGAAACTGAG GATAATCTGGAATTATCAGGAGGATTCTGGAGCTATTTCAGCTTGG GAGTTGATGCTCCAAGATCGTGCGGAGGTTACTGGTCTACTGCAAG GTCCTTAAAATCACTTGTAAACGTTGAGGTTATAAGGCATGGTCGTTTGGAACCACTTAAAATTCCTAGCGG AATCAAGTCAATTGTTTGTCTTAACTTGCCAAGCGATCTTGGGGGATCATCCAATATGAACAAAGATCGAAAA AACATGAAGCCGTCTGTCATAAATGATGGACAGCTTGAAATTGTCGGTTTGAAAGAAGTTTTGCTGGCTCAGAACGAACGTATTTATCTTGATCAG GTACAAGAAATTCGTTTTGAGTTTAAGGGTGCTGCAGAATCTGTAAAGATGAGGATTGATGGATCGCCATTGAAACAACTACCACCTGGGATTATAGATATTAAAATCTCTAGACACTCTCAAGTCAACATTCTTGGCAACGGAGATTGCGCGGCAAAAAGAGGTTTCTCTGACTCATCGGAACCCCGTGCTTCTGGAACCGATGATAGTAGCAATGCGAAAGATAAGTCAACTGAGGAAAGTAGCAATGCGAAAGATAAGTCAACTGAGGCAAGTAGCAGTGCGAAAGATAAGTCAACTGAGGAAAGTAGCAGTGCGAAAGATAAGTCAACTGAGGCAAGTAGCAATGCTCAAGATAGCTATAAAGGACGTAAGAAGTTTGGTTCAGCGGACACTTTCAAATACTCTGAAACCGAGGATAATAGCAATGCGAAAGATAAGTCAACTGAGGAAAGTAGCAATGCTCAAGATAGCTCCAAAGCACATAAGAAGTTTGGTTCCGCAGGCACTTTCAAAATGCCGTAA
- the LOC126611615 gene encoding uncharacterized protein LOC126611615 isoform X16 yields the protein MAVDVAEFQWRKFLSSLRDAESELSGSISITYFRTIKNLISSFKSIKNRAREIDIMPRSPYDYSEIIDFLYKLNDVLAECRIFAKECKELNKKLLLFNPFGFYFIQKMNNRLDGLRKELESLGDARGLDNDVGDCWAEEVEPPPCPVVDGFDEQVVYGFDELAEKVEDLLCREGSTGNGFTTIGVVGIAGVGKTTLVHKVLKRERVKGKFNPIIWLPFSGMREEEEQFSRFSFETCILDHLGKTLDGRIVDLGKILERLNQLFSGKRYLIVLDDVQRRHINIEDRLWRGLPKGSGGAVIVTSRLTEVARKVVEKRDLIYVEPLDKEICWSIFEETMENNKEVLNISLHKTLSKIENEIKDQCHGLPLAAKALAGIIPEQIREIESKRFLKQMYIPDELLKHDLVGEPSVDIPSCPVLVFVDIKDEKLGVQLYNEFCYRLNKKQVLAVLEEDSDSKGPIKVEDPESVLKEVYGALHKSKKFEFADYIQKRMRIIIVGGDDVVNRILGVICDLKLPESPSIVPISHGTENNIPLSFGWKVPKVDRQSVTSFLDQVQAAQQIKTDSWHILIKMKSIQSSTDLKEIPHFFHVFRPVRKGATETEVHKGDTETEVHKGDTETEVHKGDTETEVHKGATETEVHKGARETEVHKGDTETEVHKGDTETEVHKGDTETAVHKGATETEVHKGATETEVHKGATETKVHKGATETEDNLELSGGFWSYFSLGVDAPRSCGGYWSTARSLKSLVNVEVIRHGRLEPLKIPSGIKSIVCLNLPSDLGGSSNMNKDRKNMKPSVINDGQLEIVGLKEVLLAQNERIYLDQVQEIRFEFKGAAESVKMRIDGSPLKQLPPGIIDIKISRHSQVNILGNGDCAAKRGFSDSSEPRASGTDDSSNAKDKSTEESSNAKDKSTEASSSAKDKSTEESSSAKDKSTEASSNAQDSYKGRKKFGSADTFKYSETEDNSNAKDKSTEESSNAQDSSKAHKKFGSAGTFKMP from the exons ATGGCAGTGGACGTTGCAGAATTTCAATGGAGAAAGTTCTTGAGCTCGCTTCGAGACGCCGAGTCGGAATTATCAGGTTCAATTTCCATCACCTACTTCAGAACAATAAAAAATCTCATCTCTTCCTTCAAGTCGATCAAAAATCGGGCCAGAGAGATAGATATAATGCCCCGCAGTCCTTACGACTACTCTGAAATCATCGATTTTCTCTACAAACTCAACGACGTTTTGGCCGAGTGCCGAATCTTCGCAAAGGAATGCAAGGAGCTCAACAAGAAGCTCTTACTCTTCAACCCTTTTGGATTTTACTTCATCCAGAAGATGAATAATAGACTGGATGGATTGAGGAAGGAGCTGGAGAGTTTGGGGGACGCCCGGGGGCTGGACAATGACGTCGGAGATTGTTGGGCGGAGGAGGTGGAACCGCCACCTTGTCCAGTCGTTGATGGGTTTGATGAGCAGGTTGTTTATGGGTTTGATGAGCTGGCAGAAAAAGTTGAGGACTTGCTGTGTAGGGAGGGCTCTACCGGAAATGGGTTTACGACAATTGGGGTGGTGGGGATTGCTGGTGTGGGTAAGACCACCCTGGTGCACAAGGTTTTGAAAAGGGAGAGAGTAAAGGGTAAGTTTAATCCTATAATTTGGTTACCCTTTTCGGGTATGAGGGAAGAGGAAGAACAGTTTAGTAGGTTTAGCTTTGAGACGTGCATTCTCGATCATTTGGGCAAAACTCTGGATGGGAGGATTGTTGACCTTGGTAAGATCTTGGAAAGGCTCAACCAACTGTTTTCTGGTAAGAGGTATCTGATTGTGTTGGATGATGTGCAGCGGCGCCACATTAACATTGAGGATCGCTTATGGCGCGGATTGCCTAAGGGTAGCGGTGGTGCGGTCATTGTCACTAGTAGGTTAACAGAAGTGGCTCGAAAGGTGGTGGAAAAAAGGGACTTGATTTATGTTGAGCCTTTGGACAAAGAAATTTGCTGGAGCATATTTGAGGAGACTATGGAGAATAACAAAGAAGTTTTAAACATTTCACTTCACAAAACTTTGAGTAAGATTGAGAATGAAATTAAGGATCAATGTCATGGCCTTCCATTGGCTGCTAAGGCGCTTGCAGGAATCATTCCGGAGCAGATTCGTGAGATTGA GTCCAAACGTTTCTTGAAGCAGATGTATATACCTGACGAATTGCTTAAACATGATTTGGTTGGTGAACCTTCTGTCGATATACCAAGCTGCCCAGTTTTAGTGTTTGTTGATATAAAAGATGAAAAACTTGGAGTACAACTCTATAACGAATTTTGCTACCGTCTTAATAAAAAGCAG GTCCTTGCTGTGCTGGAAGAGGACTCTGATTCTAAGGGACCAATAAAGGTAGAGGATCCTGAGAGCGTGCTAAAGGAGGTTTATGGTGCTCTACATAAGAGTAAAAAATTTGAGTTTGCTGATTATATTCAAAAGAGGATGAGAATTATA ATTGTTGGTGGGGATGACGTGGTTAACCGGATTCTTGGAGTTATTTGTGATTTGAAATTACCAGAGTCGCCCTCCATTGTGCCGATATCACATGGGACTGAAAATAACATCCCACTTTCGTTTGGATGG AAGGTGCCTAAAGTTGATCGTCAATCAGTGACATCATTCCTGGATCAAGTACAAGCGGCACAACAGATAAAAACTGACAG CTGGCATATTCTCATTAAGATGAAATCTATTCAAAGTTCTACAGATCTTAAAGAAATACCACACTTTTTTCATGTATTTCGTCCTGTTCGCAAAGGGGCTACAGAAACTGAGGTTCACAAAGGGGATACAGAAACTGAGGTTCACAAAGGGGATACAGAAACTGAGGTTCACAAAGGGGATACAGAAACTGAGGTTCACAAAGGGGCTACTGAAACTGAGGTTCACAAAGGGGCGAGAGAAACTGAGGTTCACAAAGGGGATACAGAGACTGAGGTTCACAAAGGGGACACAGAAACTGAGGTTCACAAAGGGGATACAGAAACTGCG GTTCACAAAGGGGCGACAGAAACTGAGGTTCACAAAGGGGCTACAGAAACTGAGGTTCATAAAGGGGCTACAGAAACTAAGGTTCACAAGGGGGCTACGGAAACTGAG GATAATCTGGAATTATCAGGAGGATTCTGGAGCTATTTCAGCTTGG GAGTTGATGCTCCAAGATCGTGCGGAGGTTACTGGTCTACTGCAAG GTCCTTAAAATCACTTGTAAACGTTGAGGTTATAAGGCATGGTCGTTTGGAACCACTTAAAATTCCTAGCGG AATCAAGTCAATTGTTTGTCTTAACTTGCCAAGCGATCTTGGGGGATCATCCAATATGAACAAAGATCGAAAA AACATGAAGCCGTCTGTCATAAATGATGGACAGCTTGAAATTGTCGGTTTGAAAGAAGTTTTGCTGGCTCAGAACGAACGTATTTATCTTGATCAG GTACAAGAAATTCGTTTTGAGTTTAAGGGTGCTGCAGAATCTGTAAAGATGAGGATTGATGGATCGCCATTGAAACAACTACCACCTGGGATTATAGATATTAAAATCTCTAGACACTCTCAAGTCAACATTCTTGGCAACGGAGATTGCGCGGCAAAAAGAGGTTTCTCTGACTCATCGGAACCCCGTGCTTCTGGAACCGATGATAGTAGCAATGCGAAAGATAAGTCAACTGAGGAAAGTAGCAATGCGAAAGATAAGTCAACTGAGGCAAGTAGCAGTGCGAAAGATAAGTCAACTGAGGAAAGTAGCAGTGCGAAAGATAAGTCAACTGAGGCAAGTAGCAATGCTCAAGATAGCTATAAAGGACGTAAGAAGTTTGGTTCAGCGGACACTTTCAAATACTCTGAAACCGAGGATAATAGCAATGCGAAAGATAAGTCAACTGAGGAAAGTAGCAATGCTCAAGATAGCTCCAAAGCACATAAGAAGTTTGGTTCCGCAGGCACTTTCAAAATGCCGTAA
- the LOC126611615 gene encoding uncharacterized protein LOC126611615 isoform X38 → MAVDVAEFQWRKFLSSLRDAESELSGSISITYFRTIKNLISSFKSIKNRAREIDIMPRSPYDYSEIIDFLYKLNDVLAECRIFAKECKELNKKLLLFNPFGFYFIQKMNNRLDGLRKELESLGDARGLDNDVGDCWAEEVEPPPCPVVDGFDEQVVYGFDELAEKVEDLLCREGSTGNGFTTIGVVGIAGVGKTTLVHKVLKRERVKGKFNPIIWLPFSGMREEEEQFSRFSFETCILDHLGKTLDGRIVDLGKILERLNQLFSGKRYLIVLDDVQRRHINIEDRLWRGLPKGSGGAVIVTSRLTEVARKVVEKRDLIYVEPLDKEICWSIFEETMENNKEVLNISLHKTLSKIENEIKDQCHGLPLAAKALAGIIPEQIREIESKRFLKQMYIPDELLKHDLVGEPSVDIPSCPVLVFVDIKDEKLGVQLYNEFCYRLNKKQVLAVLEEDSDSKGPIKVEDPESVLKEVYGALHKSKKFEFADYIQKRMRIIIVGGDDVVNRILGVICDLKLPESPSIVPISHGTENNIPLSFGWKVPKVDRQSVTSFLDQVQAAQQIKTDSWHILIKMKSIQSSTDLKEIPHFFHVFRPVRKGATETEVHKGDTETEVHKGDTETEVHKGDTETEVHKGATETEVHKGARETEVHKGDTETEVHKGDTETEVHKGDTETAVHKGATETEDNLELSGGFWSYFSLGVDAPRSCGGYWSTARSLKSLVNVEVIRHGRLEPLKIPSGIKSIVCLNLPSDLGGSSNMNKDRKNMKPSVINDGQLEIVGLKEVLLAQNERIYLDQVQEIRFEFKGAAESVKMRIDGSPLKQLPPGIIDIKISRHSQVNILGNGDCAAKRGFSDSSEPRASGTDDSSNAKDKSTEESSNAKDKSTEASSSAKDKSTEESSSAKDKSTEASSNAQDSYKGRKKFGSADTFKYSETEDNSNAKDKSTEESSNAQDSSKAHKKFGSAGTFKMP, encoded by the exons ATGGCAGTGGACGTTGCAGAATTTCAATGGAGAAAGTTCTTGAGCTCGCTTCGAGACGCCGAGTCGGAATTATCAGGTTCAATTTCCATCACCTACTTCAGAACAATAAAAAATCTCATCTCTTCCTTCAAGTCGATCAAAAATCGGGCCAGAGAGATAGATATAATGCCCCGCAGTCCTTACGACTACTCTGAAATCATCGATTTTCTCTACAAACTCAACGACGTTTTGGCCGAGTGCCGAATCTTCGCAAAGGAATGCAAGGAGCTCAACAAGAAGCTCTTACTCTTCAACCCTTTTGGATTTTACTTCATCCAGAAGATGAATAATAGACTGGATGGATTGAGGAAGGAGCTGGAGAGTTTGGGGGACGCCCGGGGGCTGGACAATGACGTCGGAGATTGTTGGGCGGAGGAGGTGGAACCGCCACCTTGTCCAGTCGTTGATGGGTTTGATGAGCAGGTTGTTTATGGGTTTGATGAGCTGGCAGAAAAAGTTGAGGACTTGCTGTGTAGGGAGGGCTCTACCGGAAATGGGTTTACGACAATTGGGGTGGTGGGGATTGCTGGTGTGGGTAAGACCACCCTGGTGCACAAGGTTTTGAAAAGGGAGAGAGTAAAGGGTAAGTTTAATCCTATAATTTGGTTACCCTTTTCGGGTATGAGGGAAGAGGAAGAACAGTTTAGTAGGTTTAGCTTTGAGACGTGCATTCTCGATCATTTGGGCAAAACTCTGGATGGGAGGATTGTTGACCTTGGTAAGATCTTGGAAAGGCTCAACCAACTGTTTTCTGGTAAGAGGTATCTGATTGTGTTGGATGATGTGCAGCGGCGCCACATTAACATTGAGGATCGCTTATGGCGCGGATTGCCTAAGGGTAGCGGTGGTGCGGTCATTGTCACTAGTAGGTTAACAGAAGTGGCTCGAAAGGTGGTGGAAAAAAGGGACTTGATTTATGTTGAGCCTTTGGACAAAGAAATTTGCTGGAGCATATTTGAGGAGACTATGGAGAATAACAAAGAAGTTTTAAACATTTCACTTCACAAAACTTTGAGTAAGATTGAGAATGAAATTAAGGATCAATGTCATGGCCTTCCATTGGCTGCTAAGGCGCTTGCAGGAATCATTCCGGAGCAGATTCGTGAGATTGA GTCCAAACGTTTCTTGAAGCAGATGTATATACCTGACGAATTGCTTAAACATGATTTGGTTGGTGAACCTTCTGTCGATATACCAAGCTGCCCAGTTTTAGTGTTTGTTGATATAAAAGATGAAAAACTTGGAGTACAACTCTATAACGAATTTTGCTACCGTCTTAATAAAAAGCAG GTCCTTGCTGTGCTGGAAGAGGACTCTGATTCTAAGGGACCAATAAAGGTAGAGGATCCTGAGAGCGTGCTAAAGGAGGTTTATGGTGCTCTACATAAGAGTAAAAAATTTGAGTTTGCTGATTATATTCAAAAGAGGATGAGAATTATA ATTGTTGGTGGGGATGACGTGGTTAACCGGATTCTTGGAGTTATTTGTGATTTGAAATTACCAGAGTCGCCCTCCATTGTGCCGATATCACATGGGACTGAAAATAACATCCCACTTTCGTTTGGATGG AAGGTGCCTAAAGTTGATCGTCAATCAGTGACATCATTCCTGGATCAAGTACAAGCGGCACAACAGATAAAAACTGACAG CTGGCATATTCTCATTAAGATGAAATCTATTCAAAGTTCTACAGATCTTAAAGAAATACCACACTTTTTTCATGTATTTCGTCCTGTTCGCAAAGGGGCTACAGAAACTGAGGTTCACAAAGGGGATACAGAAACTGAGGTTCACAAAGGGGATACAGAAACTGAGGTTCACAAAGGGGATACAGAAACTGAGGTTCACAAAGGGGCTACTGAAACTGAGGTTCACAAAGGGGCGAGAGAAACTGAGGTTCACAAAGGGGATACAGAGACTGAGGTTCACAAAGGGGACACAGAAACTGAGGTTCACAAAGGGGATACAGAAACTGCG GTTCACAAGGGGGCTACGGAAACTGAG GATAATCTGGAATTATCAGGAGGATTCTGGAGCTATTTCAGCTTGG GAGTTGATGCTCCAAGATCGTGCGGAGGTTACTGGTCTACTGCAAG GTCCTTAAAATCACTTGTAAACGTTGAGGTTATAAGGCATGGTCGTTTGGAACCACTTAAAATTCCTAGCGG AATCAAGTCAATTGTTTGTCTTAACTTGCCAAGCGATCTTGGGGGATCATCCAATATGAACAAAGATCGAAAA AACATGAAGCCGTCTGTCATAAATGATGGACAGCTTGAAATTGTCGGTTTGAAAGAAGTTTTGCTGGCTCAGAACGAACGTATTTATCTTGATCAG GTACAAGAAATTCGTTTTGAGTTTAAGGGTGCTGCAGAATCTGTAAAGATGAGGATTGATGGATCGCCATTGAAACAACTACCACCTGGGATTATAGATATTAAAATCTCTAGACACTCTCAAGTCAACATTCTTGGCAACGGAGATTGCGCGGCAAAAAGAGGTTTCTCTGACTCATCGGAACCCCGTGCTTCTGGAACCGATGATAGTAGCAATGCGAAAGATAAGTCAACTGAGGAAAGTAGCAATGCGAAAGATAAGTCAACTGAGGCAAGTAGCAGTGCGAAAGATAAGTCAACTGAGGAAAGTAGCAGTGCGAAAGATAAGTCAACTGAGGCAAGTAGCAATGCTCAAGATAGCTATAAAGGACGTAAGAAGTTTGGTTCAGCGGACACTTTCAAATACTCTGAAACCGAGGATAATAGCAATGCGAAAGATAAGTCAACTGAGGAAAGTAGCAATGCTCAAGATAGCTCCAAAGCACATAAGAAGTTTGGTTCCGCAGGCACTTTCAAAATGCCGTAA